The following DNA comes from Chitinophaga nivalis.
CATCGTAGGTATAAAGCTACTCCGCGGCAGTACAGGCGCTGCCACAACCCTTTCCAGTTGCGTCGTATTAAAATAACCACATACCTCCTCCCCGCTGTTTCTGATAACAGCCAGCATCTCAACATCCGACATCCGGGAGAAATCAATCACGGTTTTGCTACAGTTATTACAATGCCGTCCTGTTGCAGTACAGGTCATTTCATCCCAATTCTCCTCACAAGGTGTAGGAACAGACAGGTACAGACCTTTCGTTGGCTTCATAAATACAGGTTATCGGCTATGAATATACGAAATAAAAGTACACAGTTTGTATGAGCCCATATGGCAGTTATCCTACAGGTCAAAAAACAAACATCTGTAAAAGGCTCTCTTTTAGCGGAGAACCGAAATGGCATTATTGTTGGATAACATCTACCTGAATATTATTTTCAAGACATTTAAAAGAAAATTAATCATGAAAACTCCAATTCAGGTAGGAAAATTTCTGTTTGCAGCAGCAGTAGGTGTAATGATTTCCCTGGCCGGTCAACATAGCTTCGCACAGGGCATTGATAGCACCCTAAAAAAAATAGGTAACAAAACAGCTTCCGTTGCTGTAAAAGGCGCATCCGCCGTTACAGATAAAATTTATAAAGACAAAGAAGGGCCCAACGGAGAAACCGTATATATCGATAAAAAAGACCGCAAGTTCATCGTCAATGAAAAAGGTAAAAAAGTGTACCTGAAACATAATCAGATACATGATAAAAAGAAAAACTAATCCATCATCAATATTTTCTCTTTAAAACCGGTAGCCTTGCCACTACCGGTTTTTTAATGCCCCCGGCTTTACGTACCACGACTCAGTAATCCAGTGTACCTTCACATAAATTGTACGACATGCAACTCACCCCCGGCACCTGCTACCAGATTCATGCACACGCCATTCCGTTCCTGCAGCAACAGTTTGGGGATTATATTTTCATCGTTGTGGTGATTCATGCCAACGATACTTCCGATAGTGTGGTCTTTGAATTTAAAAAGATATTAGGGGCTATTTCTCCGGCACAGATAGCCGCCACACAACAAGTAATCAGCGCTCATGCAGATGGTGCTGTACTGCAGGATATTACCGGGAAAGCGCTCAACCATCCCGCTTTTGAAAAAGAAAGTGTTTTTAAAGCATGGATACAAGCCGGTATCGCTACCCCCTGCGATTGCAACGGCTAACCGTCTATTCATACCGCAACGCCTCTATCGGGTCCAGGCGGGAAGCCTTCTGCGCCGGATAATATCCAAAGAATACTCCCGTCAGCGCACATACCATAAAGGATAAAATAATAGAAGATTCTGATACCAATGTGGGCCAGCCTAATGTGAGTGTGATCACCTTAGCCGTTGTAATACCCAGCACTACGCCGATCAACCCGCCGGTAATACTGATAATGATAGCTTCTACCAGAAATTGTAATAAAATATCAATCCCTCTTCCTCCTACTGCCATCCGCAAGCCTATTTCCCGGGTACGTTCCGTTACAGAAACGTACATGATATTCATAATACCAATGCCGCCAATCACCAGGGAAATGCCTGCAATAGCCGTGAGCAGAATGGTTAACAGACTACTGGTGGAACTCAGTGTTTTAATCAGTTCCTCCATGGTGCGTACCTGGAAATTATTTTCATCGGCAGGCCGCAACCGGTGCGTTTGCCGCAGGATATCAATAATTTCATCCGTTGCTTTTTCCGAGGCGCCTTCACTGACGGCAGAAGCATAAATACTCTGGAAGTAAATCGTTGCTAATATTCTTTTCTGTACGGTAGTATAAGGAGCTATGATAATATCGTCCTGGTCTTGTCCGAAAGAGCTTTGTCCTTTGGAAGCCAGCGTACCTATTACCTGCAGGGGAATAGATTTGAAACGAATAATTTTACCGATAGGGCTTTCTCCGCTGGGAAACAGGTTGTTGATGACCGTTTGTCCCAGCAAACAAACTTTTGCAGCCGTGGCCACATCCGCATCTGAAAAACTGATGCCTTCATTCACCGTCAGCTTGCGGATATCGAGGTAAGACGGCGCTACCCCCTGCAATGAGGTAGGCCAGTTCAGCGCCCCTGCAATAGCCTGTCCTTTGGCGGAAGATACCGGTGATACGGCGCCTACCGATGCCGCATCCCGCTGAATAGCTTTTACATCCACCAGCGTCAACGACTGCAGGCTGGCACCTTCTACCCGCACGCCACCGGATACATTGCTGCTGGGCAATATGGTAATCATGTTTGATCCCATGCTACTCAGCTGCGACTGAATACTTTGCTTGGAACCTTCCCCGATGGCTACCATCGCGATAACGGCGGCAACCCCGATGATAATACCCAGCATCGTCAGAAAAGCCCGCAACTTATTTCGCTGCAAGGCTCTTAATGCAATCCGTATGAGATTGAGTGCGCTCATAGTAGGCGATTAATCAGTAATCTTCTGCCGGCGGTAATCCAGCCAGTGCTTCTTTTGCCGACCGTACATTTTCATTCCGGCTATCTTTCACCACTTTACCATCCCGCAGCATCACGGTTCTGTTGCTGAATGCTGCGATATCCGGTTCATGTGTTACAAATACAATGGTTTTACCTTCCTGCTGATTGAGGTCTTGCATAAGGGCCATAATTTCGTAGGAAGTACGGGTATCCAGGTTACCGGTAGCTTCATCCGCCAGGATCATCACCGGCTGATTGACGAGCGCCCGGGCAATAGCTACCCGTTGTTGCTGTCCGCCGGAAAGCTGACTGGGTGTATGATCCAGCCTCTCTGCCAGCTTCACGGCCTCCAGAGCGCCAATGGCTTTATCCCGGCGTTCCTTTGCCGTAAGGGTTGGATTATAGAATAACGGCAACTCTACATTTTCCAGGGCCGATGTACGCGGCAACAGGTTATAAGCCTGAAATACAAACCCTATTTTATGGTTGCGCAAACGCGCCAGGTCATTGCGCGACAGCCCGCTCACATTCACCCCATCCAGCAGATAGGCGCCATCCGATGGTTTATCGAGGCAACCCAGTATATTCAGTAACGTGGTTTTACCCGAACCGCTACTCCCCATAATGGTTACAAATTCACCAGCATGCACATCAAAGGACACACCTTTTAACGCACGTACGACTTCGGTACCCATGGTAAACTCCCGCCGGATCTGTTGTAATTCCAGTATCTTTTTGTTCATCGCCTGCGGCCTCCTCCCATCTTTGGCAGGAACGGACTTTTCGTTCCTGTTTGTGCTACGGCAGCATCTCCGGTGAGTACACTCATGATAACAATGTCCTGTGTGGTAAGCCCAGATAATACTTCGATATGGGTATTATCATTCAATCCGGTACGGATATGTTTTTGCACCAGGGTGTCGCCCCGCAACAGCCACACATAGTTGGATGATCCGATGCGCTCCACACTTTTGAATTTACCAGTCGTATCTTTTCTTGTTCCCGGTGTTCTGCGCACCGCATACTGAATCACGTAGTCTTTCAGCTGCACAGAATCTGGTCTGAATTTGAGCGCCTTCACCGGCAATAACAACGTGCTGTCTTTTTCCGCCGTATAGATGGTAGCGTTGGCCGTCATGCCCGGTTTCAGTTTCATCTTATCATTGGGTGCATTAATGATCGTATTATAGGTGACTACATTGGAGGATACAGAAGGTTGCAACCGTATTTCCTGTACCCTGCCGGAAAATACATCTTCGAGATAAGCATCTACCGTAAAGGTAACCCGCTGGGAATCGGCCACATTGCCGATATCCGCTTCATCTACATTGGCTTCTACCTGCATCTTGGTAATATCTTTGGCAATCACAAACAAGGTAGGTGTATTAAAACTCGCAGCGACTGTTTGCCCTACGCTGACATTTCTGTTGAGGACCACTCCTGCAATTGGTGAGGTAATTTCTGTAAAGGAAAGGTTCTTCAAGGCCGACTGCAGTTGTGCATTTACACTGGCTACATTGGCTTTCGCCTGATTTAGCTGGTTGGTAGCAACATCATAGTCGGCCCGGCTGATAGCACCGGTTTTAAACAACAGTTCCTGCCGCCGGAAATTATTCTGCTGATATTCCAGGTTACTTTTCGCCACCTGTAAATTCGCATTGTACTGGTCTACCTGCGTCTGAAACAGTACCTTATCCAGCTCTCCCAGCAATTCCCCTTTTTTCACTTTGCTGTTAAAATCCACATATAGATATTTCAGCGTACCGGATACCTGGGTACCCACGGCTACCGTATCTACGGGCTGAATGGTACCTGTAGCCGTTACCGTAGTGGCAATAGGCCCATAGACAGCCTGTGTACGTTCAAACGTCACCGGTACCGGCTTCTTTCTGATGAAAAAATACCAGATAGCGATGAGCGCCAGTATCACCATCAATATGATAATAATCCTTTTATACTTTCTCATACTTCATGACGTTTATAGTTTTACCGGTACGCCCCTGTAAAAATCATATATCCTGATAGTCAATGCTGCACTGTATTTCGACTGTATATAATTCTGTAATGCCTGGATGTATAAATTTTTCTGCTGCAGAAAATCCACCATATTGGCCACTCCTACTTTCAACTGCTCGGTAGCAATCCGATAGCTTTCCTGTGTATATTTCAGTTGCTCTACAGCTGCATCATATTGCGACTGGGCATTCTGCACATTGATGTAAGCCTGTTCAATGGTCTGGGAAAGCGTGGTTCTGGTGTTCTGCAGATTCAGGCGGGATTGATCTACCGCGATGCGTGATTTTTCTTCATTGGTTTTATTCACCCGCCGGGTAAAAATGGGTACCGATAAAGTGAGTCCGATTTGTTGATAGAAGTTATTATCGAGTTGTTTGAAATAGTTATTATCAGGATCTCTTGCATAGGAAGAACCCAGGGCGCCGTTGCCGCTTAAAGTAGGCCAGTAAGCTGCTTTCGCCTTGGCCAGATCCAATGAGGAGATAGCTACACCCAGTTCGCTGTTTTTCACTTCCGGTCGGTTGGCCAGGGCAGTATCCACCACTTCCTGTAAGGGTAGCAGGCGGGCGTTGGCCAGCAGGGTATCTGGTGCAACTATTTCAAAGTTGTAGCCACCAGGTAGCTGTAATAGTTGTTTTAAGCTTAGTTTATTCTGCCGGTGCTGGTTTTCGGCAGTGACCAGTAAATAGCGGTCATTGGCCAGCTGCGCCTGCAACGATGCCAGGTCTTTTAAGGCAATGCTTCCGGCATCGTACCGTTGTTGACCTTGTTGTACCTGGGCTGCGGAAGTAGTCACCACATCATTTACATACACCAGATTTTCCTTTGCCAGCAGGATATTCAGGTAAGCCTGCGTAATGAGGATGGTGAGATCATTTACCTGCTGGGCAATATTCAATGCTGCCACCTGGGTGGCCAGTTGTTTTTGCCGGATGTCGTACAGCAAGGTACCGCCCTGAAAAATAGTAACCGATGAGTTGACGGAATAGGTACCTGCTGCGCCTATCCGGTAAGGATAACTACCATCTGCTGCCAACGATTTTCCACCGGTAAGATTTTGGGAAGCCGTACCTCTCAGATCCGGCAAGCGGGCTGCTTTAGACAGTAACAGATCCTGTTCACTGCTCATACGGCTTAAACGTAAACTATTCAGGGTAATGTTATGCTGCAGGGCATAATCGAAACAATCCTGTAGACGCCACTGCGCAGGTAAAACACCCCATGTACTATCCTGTGCCCAAACAGCAGAGCCGGGGAAAAAAGACAATAACAGGATGACATAAACGAAAACAGGCCGTCGTAAAAACATCATCGTATCAGCATTGATGTTAGTAAAAGCCAGAGATGCGAACAGAGGTTAAATGATTATACAATATAACGAATAAATCGATAGCTATGATCAGACAGGGGCATACTAAAACGGGTTACAGATTTCCGAAGAAACCTGTAACCCGCCATTTAAATCTGTAACTATTATTGTAACCACTATGCCTCTACCAGGCTATATCGCATTTTTGAAAGTCGCATTTACTCTTCCGCTACCTGCAGGCGGTCCTTGCTGCCAGTCTTCATCATACCCTACGAAGAAGGCCAGCCAGATAGTTCTGGACCATCTCATGATCAATGGTTGCAAAATCAACAGTAATACAGCATTCACACCCAGCCACCAGAATATGCGGTTATCGTAGATAGAAAATCCTACAAACAGCCACCAGGCGATAAGACTGGCCACACAAACGGCAATAGACAAAGCATAGCTCACATAACCGGTACCGTAGTAAAACCCTACTTCCACTTCAATCTGCTGACCACATACCGGACATTTCTCCGGCATTTTCATACAGTTAGCCAGGTCGTAGGGATTCTTTTTACTGAAGATAGATCCCCGTCTGCAACGCGCACATTTATTACCCAGCAAGCTTTTGAACAAATTAGGCCTTTCGTGTTTTTTATCTGCACACATATTATAAAGCTTTTAATTTTTATCAGGAGATATTTTTCCGAAACTCTTCCGGCGTGATGCCTTCGTATTTTTTGAAGAACTTCGTAAAATAAGAGTTGTCTGCAAAGTTGAGCTGGTAGGCAACGGCAGCGATACTGATATCTGCATTGATCAATAAACGCTTGGCTTCCAGCAGTACCCGGTCGCGTATAATTTCTCCGGCAGATTTGCCCAGCATATGCCGGCAAAATGCGTTGAGATAATTAGGTGTTACATACAGCAGTGCCGCGTATTCTTTCGGCAACCGCAGCTGCATATAATGCTGTTCTACCAGTTTCCGGAAATTGCGCAGCAATACATAGTTGTGCGGCGCCACTTCTTTCTTTTCATCCTGGCTGCCGGCGCGGCTTACCTGAATAAACATTTCCAGTACCAGTAACCGGAGCATATCCAGGCTATATATCTCTGCCCCTGGCATTTCGGCCAACATGGCTTCAAACAGCCGTACTACAGGCGTCATCTTCTCTTCCGGCAGTTGTACCACTCCTTCCCTGCTTACGCCGCTGAAGAACGGGAAACGTTCTACATAAGCATCGTCTTGCAGGAAGGCGTTGAAGAAACCAGCAGATACATTCATCACATAACCTTCTATATCGCCGGTAAAAAACCAGCTGTGTACCTGTCCGGGGATCATAAAGTACAGCTGTCCTGCCTTTACCGGAAACCGCTCGAAGTCAATGGTATGACTGCCACTCCCGGCTGTAAAAAACGCCAGATGGTAGAAAGAGTGCCGGTGCGGAAAATGGATGTCCTGGTGCGCTGCCAGATAGTCTGAAAAACGAGCGACCAATATATCGTCCGATGCCGGTCTTCCCATTGACAGGGAACAGATGTCGTATGTAGGAATGGGTGCCTTTGACATGATGACACAAAGGTACAACGGCGGGAATAAAGGGGGTTGTGCAATTAGGTGGTTTAATGGTACTTTTTACCTATTGACTTTTATTTAAACGAAAATTACCCGGAAATATCCCTTATATCGGGGTACTCCGGGTAATCTCTTCCGGCAACCTGCGCTGCCGGGTGCTGAAAAATACTATTTCACGTATTTCATCAGCCACTCATCCATTTCCCACAACATGTGCAGGATACTTTCTTTAGCAGCATAGCCATGGCTTTCCTGAGGCAGGAATACCAACCGGGCGGTGCCCCCATTTCCTTTAATGGCATTATACAGCCGCTCGCTTTGAATCGGGAAAGTACCGGAGTTATTATCCGCCTCGCCATGGATCAGCAGTAAGGGTGTTTTCAGCTTATCCGCATAGGAGAACGGAGACATCTTATAATATACATCCGGTATCTGCCAGTAGCTTCTTTGTTCATTCTGGAACCCGAAGGGTGTCAGCGTACGGTTATAGGCACCGCTGCGGGCCAGCCCGGCTTTAAACAGCGACGTATGTGCCAGCAGGTTAGACGTCATAAAAGCGCCATAGGAATGGCCACCCACCGCAATACGGTTTTTATCGCCCACACCCATTTCCGTTATTTTGCCAACAGCCGCTTCCGCATTCATCACCAGCTGTTCTATAAAGGAGTCATTGGGTTCTTTATCGCCTTCACCTACTATCGGCATTTCTGTAGCATCCATGACCGCAAAGCCGCGGGTTACCCAGAAGATCGGGGAACCGTAGGTAACGCGGGTGAATTTATAGGCAGAACCACGTACCTGTGCCGCATCGCTGGCTGATTTATACTCCCGTGGATATGCCCACATCAGCACAGGCAAACGCCCGTCTTTAGCAGGATCGTATCCTTTGGGCAGGTACAGCATCGCTGTCAGGTCTACCCCATCTTTACGTTTGTATTTCAGTAACTGCTTTTGTACACCTTGCAGCTGTGGCTGCGGATGAGGAAAAGCAGTCAATGCGGTCGTAGTTTTCTTTTTTACATCCGCCAGGTAATAGTTTACCGGAGCAGTCACTGATTCGCGTGTAGTCACCAGCGTTAGTTTTGCCGGATCGGCTACTGCTACTACCTGCTCATAGTAAGGCGCCTGGGAACGCCAAAGTATCTGTTGCTGTTTGGTTTTCAGGCTGAACTTTGCCAGGAATGGCCGGTCGCCTTCCGGAGAAGCGCCCGGTGCGCTCATCAGCAGTTCCGTTGCCGGCGATACATATAATACTTCCCGGTTGTATTCATTTTTCACGGTCACGGGTGTACCGGGATCATTATAACGATCATTTTCTGAACGGTCAATTACCGTTACCGGCGCCTGTTCAGGATGCGCAGGGTCGATACGGCTGATCTGTATGGTTTGTTTGCTGCGATTCACTGCTTTTACCAGGGCCAGCTGACTGTTGCCCCAGGTAATGCCTGCAAAACGATCCGTGGTTTGCACCAGCACGGTGGAGGCACCGGTAAATGGCGCTGCCAGGGTGTGTACGGCATCCCGGAACGGTACTACTTTTTTAGGATCTCCGCCATCCAGTGCCTGCGCCCAGGTGATGGTAGCCGGTACATCGCTGCGCCATGCAAATGCACGCGGATAATTACTGGTGGCATCAAAACCTTTAGGCCGTACTTCATCCAGCGGGTTGCTGGCCAGTTGTTTTACCGGCTCGCCATTTATTTTCCAGATGCTGATGGTAGTAGGGAAACGGCCGGCGCCTACCAGGTAGGAATACGGACGATGTAAGGTTTCCACCAGCAGGTATTGATTATCCGGAGAAGGTATAACTGTGGTGTAGATAGCGGGTTTACCAATTACCTGTTCTCCGTTATCTGTAATGATGACTGGCTCTGATTGAAAATAGTAATCAAACAACTGTTCATCGTAGGGATTTTTCAGCATGTCCTGGTAGGTAGCTGCCGGAGCAGCCTTACCGCTGGTTTGCTGTACCGTAGGGCCTTCCGGCGCTATCGGTTTCACTGGCGCCGGCCCCGCCGTAGCAGGGACAGACATTACCAGGATACGGTCTTCATCTATCCAGGTAAAAGCGTTACCGGCAATATCATTCAGCCGGCGGGTACTTTGTTGTTTGGCAACACCGGTTGCGACCGAAGCTTTCCATAAAGTAATGCTTTGTTTGTCTGTAACGGTGAAGGCTATACTCTTTTCTGATGGCGACCAGGTAACATGTCCGATATTGGCTTGCGCAGGCAATCCTGTTACGGCATATTCCTTCTTGCTGCCTATCTGTCTGATCCGGATGCCGGTAACGTAAGATGCCCTGCTGGGGCCAAAGTTGGCCGGATTAATCCGATCTCCTGCGAGCCGGTATTCCGGCTGTGATAAATCCTCTATCGTTGGATAGCTGGTTCGCTCCATCACCAACATCATATCCCCTTTACTATTAAAACTCACCGATGGCGACGGCGCCGCCATGGCCAGTTCCAGGATGCTTTGCGGAGGCGTCTGATATTTCAGCGCATCCTGGGCATAAGCACGGAACGTCACCAATAAGGATAATGATAAAATCAATTTTCTCATATAGCTGTAGAATTATATACGTTGTAACCAGTGAATCCGGCCAAAATAAAACTATTGCGGCGGAGATCAAAACAGAAAATGATAAGCGTTGTCAGGGACGTGGATCAAAAGTGCGGAAAAGACGATCCCATATACTGGTATAAAATCCGAAGTTACAGACTTCATTGCGGTGATGCCTGTGATGAAAGGTAGAGGTACCCAGGTACCTGAATACCGGCCACCCGCGCAGTTTTTCCGGCAATGGCTCCATACCCAGATGACCCGTCATGCCAAATATTACGTTTATGATCAGGTAGATGATGATGCCATAGATATTTAACGGGAACGCCACTAATAACAATAACCACAAAGCGCCAAAGCTGAGGGTTTCTACCGGATGTAAGATGAACAGGTCAATGGGTTCCGGATCAGTAGCGGCATGATGTAAACTATGAATGAGTTGATAGGCAAACGTTTTGTGAATCCCGTAGTGAAAGAGATACATCAGCAGGTCCATGGCCAGGAAAAGGAATACCGCATCCGTGCATGCCCGCAGTGAAAAAGAAGTACCAATACGGATGTAGCCTTGTTGCCATAACCAGTACCCCGCATAGGTAACGATGGTGTTCAGGATACAGGTAAGCAGGGCGATGCTCCATTGGCGGGGGTTATACGCAAACATCTGTGTTGCCGGCTTTCGTTGCAGCCGGTTCCCCCATACTAATACGCCCAGCATGATCAGCACATTTTCAGCGCCGAAGATCAGCCACAGCACCCATGCCGGCAGTTGTTGTATCGTTTGTAACACCGCTTCCATCTGCGTCAAAGATAAAACAGATTGTGCTGTTTTCCGGTTGATAAAAACAGCCGGTCTGTTTGATTTTTTTTGAGCAGATGAAAAATAAAAAAGTTTTATCGTACCTTTGCAAACATCAGATGATATGACGAATATAAACAACGTACCCGTAAAACGACTTAGCCTCGCAGAAGAAGTAGCTGCCAGATTGCAGGAACTCATCGTATCCGGCAAATATGCTATCGGACAACAGCTCCCGACGGAGCCGGAACTGATGGCCCAGTTTGCAGTGGGCCGTTCCAGTGTGCGGGAAGCAGTAAAACTGCTGGCACAGAAAGGACTGTTGCGGGTACAACAGGGACTGGGCACCTTCGTCTTATCGCAAACAGGTCCTTCAGAGCCGCTGCTGCAGCGGATGGAGCGGGCCGACTTTGAAGAGCTCAATGAGGTACGCTTACTGCTGGAAGTAAAAATTGCGGAAAAAGCGGCCTTGCACAGAAGCAGCAAGGATGTAGAGAAAATGAAAACGTATCTGAAGAAACGCTATGAATATGCCGCTACCAACCAACTGGAGCTTTGTATTCAGGCAGATATCAATTTTCATAGCACCATTGCCGATGCCTCCAAGAATGAGATTATGCGCGACCTGTACAGAACCGTGGCTACCTATCTGAAACAATCTTTCCTGTTGCGCTATGGCAAT
Coding sequences within:
- a CDS encoding ABC transporter permease; this translates as MSALNLIRIALRALQRNKLRAFLTMLGIIIGVAAVIAMVAIGEGSKQSIQSQLSSMGSNMITILPSSNVSGGVRVEGASLQSLTLVDVKAIQRDAASVGAVSPVSSAKGQAIAGALNWPTSLQGVAPSYLDIRKLTVNEGISFSDADVATAAKVCLLGQTVINNLFPSGESPIGKIIRFKSIPLQVIGTLASKGQSSFGQDQDDIIIAPYTTVQKRILATIYFQSIYASAVSEGASEKATDEIIDILRQTHRLRPADENNFQVRTMEELIKTLSSTSSLLTILLTAIAGISLVIGGIGIMNIMYVSVTERTREIGLRMAVGGRGIDILLQFLVEAIIISITGGLIGVVLGITTAKVITLTLGWPTLVSESSIILSFMVCALTGVFFGYYPAQKASRLDPIEALRYE
- a CDS encoding ABC transporter ATP-binding protein — its product is MNKKILELQQIRREFTMGTEVVRALKGVSFDVHAGEFVTIMGSSGSGKTTLLNILGCLDKPSDGAYLLDGVNVSGLSRNDLARLRNHKIGFVFQAYNLLPRTSALENVELPLFYNPTLTAKERRDKAIGALEAVKLAERLDHTPSQLSGGQQQRVAIARALVNQPVMILADEATGNLDTRTSYEIMALMQDLNQQEGKTIVFVTHEPDIAAFSNRTVMLRDGKVVKDSRNENVRSAKEALAGLPPAEDY
- a CDS encoding efflux RND transporter periplasmic adaptor subunit, coding for MRKYKRIIIILMVILALIAIWYFFIRKKPVPVTFERTQAVYGPIATTVTATGTIQPVDTVAVGTQVSGTLKYLYVDFNSKVKKGELLGELDKVLFQTQVDQYNANLQVAKSNLEYQQNNFRRQELLFKTGAISRADYDVATNQLNQAKANVASVNAQLQSALKNLSFTEITSPIAGVVLNRNVSVGQTVAASFNTPTLFVIAKDITKMQVEANVDEADIGNVADSQRVTFTVDAYLEDVFSGRVQEIRLQPSVSSNVVTYNTIINAPNDKMKLKPGMTANATIYTAEKDSTLLLPVKALKFRPDSVQLKDYVIQYAVRRTPGTRKDTTGKFKSVERIGSSNYVWLLRGDTLVQKHIRTGLNDNTHIEVLSGLTTQDIVIMSVLTGDAAVAQTGTKSPFLPKMGGGRRR
- a CDS encoding TolC family protein — protein: MMFLRRPVFVYVILLLSFFPGSAVWAQDSTWGVLPAQWRLQDCFDYALQHNITLNSLRLSRMSSEQDLLLSKAARLPDLRGTASQNLTGGKSLAADGSYPYRIGAAGTYSVNSSVTIFQGGTLLYDIRQKQLATQVAALNIAQQVNDLTILITQAYLNILLAKENLVYVNDVVTTSAAQVQQGQQRYDAGSIALKDLASLQAQLANDRYLLVTAENQHRQNKLSLKQLLQLPGGYNFEIVAPDTLLANARLLPLQEVVDTALANRPEVKNSELGVAISSLDLAKAKAAYWPTLSGNGALGSSYARDPDNNYFKQLDNNFYQQIGLTLSVPIFTRRVNKTNEEKSRIAVDQSRLNLQNTRTTLSQTIEQAYINVQNAQSQYDAAVEQLKYTQESYRIATEQLKVGVANMVDFLQQKNLYIQALQNYIQSKYSAALTIRIYDFYRGVPVKL
- a CDS encoding DUF983 domain-containing protein, which encodes MCADKKHERPNLFKSLLGNKCARCRRGSIFSKKNPYDLANCMKMPEKCPVCGQQIEVEVGFYYGTGYVSYALSIAVCVASLIAWWLFVGFSIYDNRIFWWLGVNAVLLLILQPLIMRWSRTIWLAFFVGYDEDWQQGPPAGSGRVNATFKNAI
- a CDS encoding helix-turn-helix domain-containing protein, which gives rise to MSKAPIPTYDICSLSMGRPASDDILVARFSDYLAAHQDIHFPHRHSFYHLAFFTAGSGSHTIDFERFPVKAGQLYFMIPGQVHSWFFTGDIEGYVMNVSAGFFNAFLQDDAYVERFPFFSGVSREGVVQLPEEKMTPVVRLFEAMLAEMPGAEIYSLDMLRLLVLEMFIQVSRAGSQDEKKEVAPHNYVLLRNFRKLVEQHYMQLRLPKEYAALLYVTPNYLNAFCRHMLGKSAGEIIRDRVLLEAKRLLINADISIAAVAYQLNFADNSYFTKFFKKYEGITPEEFRKNIS
- a CDS encoding alpha/beta hydrolase family protein, with translation MRKLILSLSLLVTFRAYAQDALKYQTPPQSILELAMAAPSPSVSFNSKGDMMLVMERTSYPTIEDLSQPEYRLAGDRINPANFGPSRASYVTGIRIRQIGSKKEYAVTGLPAQANIGHVTWSPSEKSIAFTVTDKQSITLWKASVATGVAKQQSTRRLNDIAGNAFTWIDEDRILVMSVPATAGPAPVKPIAPEGPTVQQTSGKAAPAATYQDMLKNPYDEQLFDYYFQSEPVIITDNGEQVIGKPAIYTTVIPSPDNQYLLVETLHRPYSYLVGAGRFPTTISIWKINGEPVKQLASNPLDEVRPKGFDATSNYPRAFAWRSDVPATITWAQALDGGDPKKVVPFRDAVHTLAAPFTGASTVLVQTTDRFAGITWGNSQLALVKAVNRSKQTIQISRIDPAHPEQAPVTVIDRSENDRYNDPGTPVTVKNEYNREVLYVSPATELLMSAPGASPEGDRPFLAKFSLKTKQQQILWRSQAPYYEQVVAVADPAKLTLVTTRESVTAPVNYYLADVKKKTTTALTAFPHPQPQLQGVQKQLLKYKRKDGVDLTAMLYLPKGYDPAKDGRLPVLMWAYPREYKSASDAAQVRGSAYKFTRVTYGSPIFWVTRGFAVMDATEMPIVGEGDKEPNDSFIEQLVMNAEAAVGKITEMGVGDKNRIAVGGHSYGAFMTSNLLAHTSLFKAGLARSGAYNRTLTPFGFQNEQRSYWQIPDVYYKMSPFSYADKLKTPLLLIHGEADNNSGTFPIQSERLYNAIKGNGGTARLVFLPQESHGYAAKESILHMLWEMDEWLMKYVK
- a CDS encoding sterol desaturase family protein, with the protein product MEAVLQTIQQLPAWVLWLIFGAENVLIMLGVLVWGNRLQRKPATQMFAYNPRQWSIALLTCILNTIVTYAGYWLWQQGYIRIGTSFSLRACTDAVFLFLAMDLLMYLFHYGIHKTFAYQLIHSLHHAATDPEPIDLFILHPVETLSFGALWLLLLVAFPLNIYGIIIYLIINVIFGMTGHLGMEPLPEKLRGWPVFRYLGTSTFHHRHHRNEVCNFGFYTSIWDRLFRTFDPRP
- a CDS encoding FadR/GntR family transcriptional regulator; protein product: MTNINNVPVKRLSLAEEVAARLQELIVSGKYAIGQQLPTEPELMAQFAVGRSSVREAVKLLAQKGLLRVQQGLGTFVLSQTGPSEPLLQRMERADFEELNEVRLLLEVKIAEKAALHRSSKDVEKMKTYLKKRYEYAATNQLELCIQADINFHSTIADASKNEIMRDLYRTVATYLKQSFLLRYGNTESFVESQYLHDALLQSIIDRDPKKALQWATRISTRTHI